One genomic segment of Rhizobium gallicum bv. gallicum R602sp includes these proteins:
- a CDS encoding acetyl-CoA carboxylase biotin carboxylase subunit → MFKKILIANRGEIACRVIKTARRMGIATVAVYSDADRDALHVEMADEAVHIGPAAAAESYLVAEKIIAVCKETGAEAVHPGYGFLSERASFCEALEREGIVFIGPKPKAIRAMGDKIESKKFANAAKVSTVPGYLGVIKDAAHAEKIAGEIGYPVMIKASAGGGGKGMRIAWNEAEVRDGFDRARSEARSSFGDDRVFIEKYIVDPRHIEIQVLADAHGNTVYLGERECSIQRRNQKVVEEAPSPFLDEKTRQAMGKQSVALAKAVDYQSAGTVEFIVDRDRNFYFLEMNTRLQVEHPVTELVTGIDLVEQMIRVAAGKTLPFNQKDIRLNGWAIESRLYAEDPYRNFLPSIGRLTRYRPPAEGWHGSTIVRNDTGVFEGAEISMYYDPMIAKLCAWAPDRSAAIEAMGQALDGFVVDGIAHNLPFLSALMKHPRWREGRLSTGFIAEEYPDGFAPMAPDQREEALLAAVALSTALIEANRRERHIDRLRASDGNLREEWVVKIDTAYVPVRLADGLVTIPFDMEMEAAGEKIHVVTDWRPGAPVWNGAIGGRAVTAQIRPVLNGMRIDWQGLAIRATVFTPRHAELDCLMPVKLPPDTSKLLLCPMPGLVISIAVAEGQEVKAGETLAVVEAMKMENVLRAERDLVVGKINAKPGESLAVDAVILEFA, encoded by the coding sequence ATGTTCAAGAAAATCCTGATCGCGAACCGCGGCGAGATCGCTTGCCGCGTGATCAAGACTGCACGCCGCATGGGTATTGCAACGGTCGCGGTCTATTCGGACGCAGACCGCGATGCCCTTCATGTCGAGATGGCTGATGAGGCAGTGCATATAGGCCCGGCGGCGGCAGCCGAGAGCTATCTCGTCGCCGAAAAGATCATCGCCGTCTGCAAGGAGACCGGCGCGGAAGCTGTTCACCCCGGCTACGGCTTCCTTTCCGAACGGGCCTCCTTTTGCGAGGCCCTCGAAAGGGAGGGTATCGTCTTCATCGGGCCGAAACCGAAGGCCATCAGGGCGATGGGCGACAAGATCGAATCGAAGAAGTTCGCCAATGCCGCCAAGGTTTCAACGGTGCCGGGCTATCTCGGCGTCATCAAGGATGCAGCGCATGCCGAGAAGATCGCCGGCGAGATCGGCTATCCCGTGATGATCAAGGCTTCGGCCGGCGGCGGCGGCAAGGGCATGCGTATCGCCTGGAACGAGGCGGAAGTCCGCGACGGTTTCGACCGTGCCCGCTCGGAGGCAAGAAGTTCTTTCGGCGACGATCGCGTCTTCATCGAGAAATACATTGTCGATCCGCGCCATATTGAAATCCAGGTGCTGGCGGATGCGCACGGCAATACCGTCTATCTCGGCGAGCGCGAATGCTCGATCCAGCGGCGGAACCAGAAGGTCGTCGAAGAGGCACCCTCGCCCTTCCTCGACGAAAAGACCAGACAGGCGATGGGCAAGCAGTCCGTCGCACTGGCGAAGGCCGTCGATTATCAAAGCGCAGGAACGGTAGAATTCATCGTCGACCGCGACCGCAATTTCTATTTCCTCGAAATGAACACGCGGCTGCAGGTCGAGCATCCGGTGACGGAGCTGGTGACCGGGATCGACCTCGTGGAGCAGATGATCCGGGTTGCCGCGGGCAAAACGCTTCCCTTCAACCAGAAGGACATTAGGCTGAATGGCTGGGCGATCGAAAGTCGCCTCTACGCCGAAGATCCCTATCGCAACTTCCTGCCGTCGATCGGCCGCCTGACGCGTTACCGCCCGCCCGCGGAAGGCTGGCACGGCAGCACGATCGTCCGCAACGATACCGGTGTCTTCGAAGGCGCCGAAATCTCGATGTATTACGATCCGATGATCGCCAAGCTTTGCGCCTGGGCGCCGGACCGTTCGGCAGCGATCGAGGCCATGGGCCAGGCACTCGACGGTTTCGTGGTTGACGGCATCGCGCATAATCTGCCGTTCCTCTCGGCATTGATGAAGCACCCGCGCTGGCGCGAGGGCAGACTTTCGACTGGTTTCATTGCCGAGGAATATCCGGACGGCTTTGCGCCGATGGCCCCGGATCAGCGGGAGGAGGCGCTGCTTGCGGCCGTAGCGCTATCCACGGCGCTGATCGAAGCCAATCGCCGCGAACGCCATATCGACCGGTTGCGCGCTTCGGACGGTAATCTTCGCGAGGAATGGGTCGTGAAGATCGACACGGCCTATGTGCCGGTGAGACTTGCCGACGGACTGGTGACCATCCCGTTCGACATGGAGATGGAAGCAGCGGGAGAAAAGATCCATGTTGTCACCGATTGGCGACCCGGTGCACCAGTCTGGAACGGGGCAATCGGCGGACGGGCGGTGACGGCCCAGATCCGGCCGGTTCTGAACGGCATGCGCATCGACTGGCAAGGCCTTGCGATCCGCGCCACGGTTTTTACGCCGCGCCACGCCGAGCTCGATTGCCTGATGCCGGTCAAGCTCCCGCCGGATACCTCGAAGCTGCTGCTTTGCCCGATGCCGGGGCTGGTGATTTCGATCGCCGTCGCGGAAGGCCAGGAGGTAAAGGCCGGTGAGACACTTGCCGTCGTGGAAGCTATGAAGATGGAGAATGTGCTGCGCGCCGAACGTGATTTGGTCGTCGGCAAGATCAATGCGAAGCCTGGCGAGAGCCTCGCCGTCGATGCCGTGATCCTGGAATTCGCCTGA
- a CDS encoding zinc metalloprotease — protein sequence MTALQSAALLLFINLGLLWLLMRIPLGVRTIRLTRTFQRPPEELWRAIDPAGTDADWHHSVISSKPLKNRTGIVEQIYSHLDRDGAPLRRLLALEPLPAAGGRGFRSRIADDSTLDLAFWRDFSESRIVRRLPDGAEIEITQTDRYRGLAFLLFRYVMLRRELRALEGWLETGASVPQGYFERPTFQCGLAAVSTFLLWPFFGLTTYGLMISTFLTLVIALHELGHLAAYRTFGHESVRMIFVPLLGGIAIGGRPYKSHFEVATCALMGPGISAFFVPILIAGDNIAAHGLLSEQFRGPLLIFLLILGAFNLLNLLPMQRFDGGQVLRQIFRTPRSLIGASFAITACILAIGWEVGVSSGILAAALAVFILLSMIGAGSLKPRHKLEEMKAGERLLVTFGLYAAILIHGYAVIFSAEKLF from the coding sequence ATGACGGCGCTGCAATCTGCCGCCCTGCTGCTTTTCATCAATCTTGGCCTCCTCTGGCTGCTCATGCGCATACCACTCGGCGTGCGCACCATTCGCCTGACGCGGACATTCCAGAGACCGCCGGAGGAGCTGTGGAGAGCGATCGATCCCGCCGGCACCGACGCTGACTGGCACCATTCCGTCATCAGCAGCAAGCCGCTCAAGAACCGCACAGGCATCGTCGAGCAGATCTACAGCCATTTGGACCGCGACGGCGCACCTTTGCGCCGCTTGCTGGCTTTGGAGCCGTTGCCGGCCGCCGGCGGACGCGGCTTTCGTTCGCGTATCGCTGACGACAGCACGCTTGATTTGGCCTTCTGGCGGGATTTCAGCGAAAGCAGGATCGTGCGCCGGCTGCCCGACGGCGCCGAGATCGAAATTACGCAGACGGATCGTTACCGCGGCCTCGCCTTCCTTCTTTTCCGATATGTCATGCTGCGCCGCGAGCTGCGTGCGCTCGAAGGTTGGCTTGAAACCGGTGCATCGGTTCCGCAGGGATATTTCGAACGTCCCACGTTTCAATGCGGACTGGCTGCAGTCTCGACGTTTTTGCTTTGGCCGTTCTTCGGACTGACGACGTACGGGCTGATGATCTCGACATTTCTTACCCTGGTCATCGCTCTGCACGAGCTCGGGCATCTCGCCGCCTACCGGACTTTCGGACATGAATCCGTGCGCATGATCTTCGTGCCGCTCCTCGGCGGCATCGCGATTGGCGGCAGACCCTACAAGAGCCATTTCGAGGTTGCCACCTGTGCGCTGATGGGACCTGGCATCTCGGCCTTCTTCGTGCCTATCCTGATTGCCGGGGATAACATTGCGGCACATGGGCTGCTGTCGGAGCAATTCCGCGGCCCGCTATTGATCTTCCTGCTCATCCTCGGCGCTTTCAACCTCCTCAATCTTCTGCCAATGCAAAGGTTCGACGGTGGCCAGGTCTTGCGGCAGATCTTTAGAACACCGCGCTCGCTAATCGGAGCGAGCTTTGCCATTACGGCCTGCATTCTCGCCATCGGCTGGGAGGTCGGCGTTTCCAGCGGCATCCTGGCTGCAGCGCTCGCCGTCTTCATCCTGCTCAGCATGATTGGCGCGGGATCCCTCAAGCCTCGCCACAAGCTCGAGGAGATGAAGGCCGGCGAGCGCCTTCTGGTCACCTTCGGTCTTTATGCTGCGATCCTCATTCACGGTTATGCAGTTATTTTTTCGGCGGAAAAGCTCTTTTGA
- a CDS encoding S-(hydroxymethyl)glutathione dehydrogenase/class III alcohol dehydrogenase codes for MDVRAAVAVQAGKPLEVMTVQLEGPRAGEVLVEVKATGICHTDDFTLSGADPEGLFPAILGHEGAGIVVDVGLGVTSVKKGDHVIPLYTPECRECPSCLSRKTNLCTAIRATQGQGLMPDGTSRFSIGKDKIHHYMGCSTFANYTVLPEIAVAKVNADAPFDKICYIGCGVTTGIGAVINTAKVEIGATAIVFGLGGIGLNVLQGLKLAGADMIIGVDINNDRKVWGEKFGMTHFVNPKEVGDDIVPYLVNMTKRGADQIGGADYTFDCTGNTKVMRQALEASHRGWGKSVVIGVAGAGQEISTRPFQLVTGRSWMGTAFGGARGRTDVPKIVDWYMQGKIQIDPMITHTMPLEDINKGFELMHSGQSIRGVVLY; via the coding sequence ATGGACGTTCGCGCCGCCGTTGCCGTTCAGGCTGGAAAACCGCTGGAAGTCATGACCGTGCAGCTGGAAGGCCCGCGGGCCGGCGAGGTTCTGGTCGAGGTCAAGGCGACCGGCATCTGCCACACGGACGATTTCACGCTGTCTGGGGCCGATCCGGAGGGCCTGTTTCCGGCAATCCTCGGCCATGAGGGTGCCGGCATCGTCGTCGATGTCGGCCTGGGCGTCACTTCGGTCAAGAAGGGCGACCACGTCATTCCGCTCTACACGCCGGAATGCCGTGAATGCCCGTCCTGCCTGTCGCGCAAGACCAATCTGTGCACGGCGATCCGCGCCACTCAGGGCCAGGGGCTGATGCCGGACGGCACGAGCCGCTTTTCGATCGGCAAGGACAAGATCCATCATTACATGGGCTGCTCGACCTTTGCCAATTACACGGTGCTGCCCGAGATCGCCGTTGCCAAGGTCAATGCGGACGCTCCCTTCGACAAGATCTGCTACATCGGCTGCGGCGTCACCACCGGCATCGGCGCCGTCATCAACACCGCCAAGGTGGAGATCGGCGCCACGGCGATCGTCTTCGGCCTCGGCGGCATCGGCCTCAACGTTCTCCAGGGCCTGAAGCTTGCCGGTGCCGACATGATCATCGGTGTCGACATCAACAATGACCGCAAGGTGTGGGGCGAAAAGTTTGGCATGACGCATTTCGTCAATCCCAAGGAGGTCGGCGACGACATCGTGCCCTATCTCGTCAACATGACGAAGCGTGGCGCCGACCAGATCGGCGGCGCCGACTACACCTTCGACTGCACCGGCAACACCAAGGTGATGCGCCAGGCGCTGGAAGCCAGCCATCGCGGCTGGGGCAAGTCGGTCGTCATCGGGGTGGCCGGTGCCGGCCAGGAAATCTCCACCCGCCCGTTCCAGCTGGTCACCGGCCGCAGCTGGATGGGCACCGCCTTTGGCGGCGCGCGCGGCCGCACCGACGTGCCGAAGATCGTCGACTGGTACATGCAAGGCAAGATCCAGATCGATCCGATGATCACCCATACGATGCCGCTCGAAGACATCAACAAGGGCTTCGAACTCATGCATTCCGGTCAAAGCATCCGCGGCGTGGTGCTGTATTGA
- a CDS encoding YaiI/YqxD family protein has translation MPQIYVDADACPVKPEILKVAERHGIKVTFVANSGLRPSRDPMVRNVIVSNAFDAADNWIAEHATNSDVVVTADVPLAVRCVAGGSLVCGPTGRVFDDTNIGMASAMRDLGAHLRETGESKGYNAAFSPKDRSRFLETFDRLCRRAKAAASGTGDQE, from the coding sequence ATGCCGCAAATATATGTCGATGCTGACGCCTGCCCGGTGAAGCCGGAAATCCTGAAGGTTGCCGAACGCCACGGCATCAAGGTGACCTTCGTCGCCAATTCCGGCCTGCGGCCCTCACGTGATCCTATGGTCCGTAACGTCATCGTTTCCAATGCCTTCGATGCCGCCGACAACTGGATTGCGGAACACGCAACCAACAGCGACGTTGTGGTGACTGCGGACGTGCCGCTCGCCGTGCGGTGCGTTGCGGGTGGTTCACTGGTTTGCGGCCCCACCGGGCGCGTTTTCGACGACACAAACATCGGCATGGCGAGCGCCATGCGCGATCTCGGCGCGCACCTGCGGGAAACCGGCGAAAGCAAGGGCTACAATGCCGCCTTCAGCCCGAAGGACCGTTCGCGGTTCCTCGAAACCTTCGACCGGCTTTGCCGTCGCGCCAAGGCGGCAGCCTCAGGAACGGGAGATCAAGAATGA
- the fghA gene encoding S-formylglutathione hydrolase has translation MNIISEATAFGGMQGVYSHESEACKCEMTFAVFAPPKAIKEPCPVLWYLSGLTCTHANVMEKGEYRRMAAELGLIIVCPDTSPRGNDIPDELTNWQMGKGAGFYLDATEEPWADHYRMYTYITEELPALVAQQFRIDMGRQGIFGHSMGGHGALTIALRNPGRFRSCSAFAPIVEPSTADWSAPAFEKYLGSDRAAWRKYDACALVSDGARFPEFLIDQGKADGFLDNGLRPWLFEEAIKGTDIKLTLRMHERYDHSYYFISTFMDNHLTWHAERLG, from the coding sequence ATGAACATCATTTCCGAGGCGACCGCCTTCGGCGGCATGCAGGGCGTGTATTCGCATGAATCCGAAGCCTGCAAATGCGAGATGACCTTCGCAGTCTTTGCGCCGCCGAAGGCCATCAAGGAGCCCTGCCCGGTTCTGTGGTATCTTTCCGGGCTGACCTGCACGCACGCCAACGTCATGGAAAAAGGTGAGTACCGGCGCATGGCGGCCGAGCTCGGCCTGATCATCGTCTGCCCGGACACTAGTCCACGCGGCAATGATATTCCCGACGAGCTCACCAACTGGCAGATGGGCAAAGGCGCGGGCTTCTATCTTGATGCCACCGAAGAGCCCTGGGCAGACCACTATCGGATGTACACCTACATCACCGAGGAGCTGCCGGCCCTCGTCGCCCAGCAATTTCGCATCGACATGGGCCGCCAGGGCATCTTCGGCCATTCGATGGGCGGTCATGGGGCACTGACGATCGCATTGAGGAACCCGGGTCGCTTCAGGAGCTGCTCGGCCTTCGCGCCGATCGTCGAGCCGTCGACCGCCGATTGGTCGGCGCCGGCATTCGAAAAGTATCTAGGTTCCGATCGTGCGGCCTGGCGCAAGTACGACGCATGCGCCTTGGTAAGCGACGGCGCACGCTTCCCGGAATTTCTGATCGATCAGGGTAAGGCTGATGGCTTCCTCGACAACGGCCTGAGGCCGTGGCTTTTTGAAGAGGCGATCAAGGGCACGGATATCAAGCTCACGCTGCGGATGCATGAGCGCTACGACCATTCTTACTATTTCATCTCCACCTTCATGGATAATCACCTGACGTGGCACGCCGAGCGGCTTGGATAA
- the sugE gene encoding quaternary ammonium compound efflux SMR transporter SugE, with translation MAWFLLFLAGLFECGWAIGLKYTDGFTRPMPTVLTVISMVISIVLLGLAVKTLPIGTAYAVWTGIGTVGTVLLGIWLLGDPVTAARLGCIALIVAGIVGLKLTV, from the coding sequence ATGGCTTGGTTTCTGCTGTTTCTTGCAGGTCTTTTTGAATGTGGCTGGGCAATCGGTTTGAAATACACCGATGGCTTCACGCGGCCCATGCCGACGGTCCTGACCGTCATTTCCATGGTGATCAGCATCGTACTGCTCGGTCTGGCGGTCAAAACGCTGCCGATCGGTACGGCCTATGCGGTCTGGACCGGAATTGGCACCGTCGGAACGGTGCTGCTCGGCATCTGGCTGCTTGGCGACCCCGTCACCGCGGCCCGCCTCGGCTGCATCGCACTCATCGTCGCCGGCATTGTCGGACTTAAGCTCACTGTATAA
- a CDS encoding DoxX family protein, translating to MSGFERLSAYQPYALAALRIITALLYIEHGTMKLFEFPIPQGEGGPLPPLMLVSALLEFVGGLAILVGFLTRPIAFILSGQMAVAYFMAHVPLGFFPAVNQGESAILYCFIFLFLVFAGAGAFSVDKRNA from the coding sequence ATGTCCGGTTTCGAACGTCTCAGCGCCTATCAACCCTACGCGCTGGCCGCTCTTAGGATCATCACTGCGCTTCTGTACATCGAGCACGGCACGATGAAGTTGTTTGAATTCCCGATCCCGCAAGGGGAGGGCGGCCCGCTTCCGCCGCTCATGCTCGTGTCGGCGCTTCTGGAATTCGTCGGCGGGCTGGCAATTCTCGTCGGTTTTCTGACACGTCCGATCGCTTTCATCCTGAGCGGCCAGATGGCTGTTGCCTATTTCATGGCGCATGTGCCGCTGGGCTTCTTCCCGGCCGTCAATCAGGGCGAATCGGCGATCCTCTACTGCTTCATCTTCCTGTTCCTGGTTTTCGCCGGTGCAGGCGCCTTTTCGGTCGACAAGCGCAACGCCTGA
- a CDS encoding acyl-CoA carboxylase subunit beta, which translates to MKEVLDELERRREIARQGGGQARIEAQHKRGKLTARERIDLFLDEDSFEEFDMFVEHRSTDFGMDKSRIAGDGVVTGWGTVNGRTVFVFAKDFTVFGGSLSEAHAEKIMKVQDMALKNRAPIVGIYDAGGARIQEGVAALGGYAEVFQRNVLASGVIPQISVIMGPCAGGDVYSPAMTDFIFMVRDTSYMFVTGPDVVKTVTNETVTSEELGGAFVHTTRSSIADGAYDNDVETLLQVRRLIDFLPLSNTSPVPEIECYQSVTDGDQSLDTLIPANANKPYDIKELIHKVADDGDFFEIQASFAKNIVCGFGRIEGSTVGFVANQPMVLAGVLDSDASRKAARFVRFCDCFSIPIVTFVDVPGFLPGTAQEYGGLIKHGAKLLFAYAEATVPKLTVITRKAFGGAYDVMASKHVRGDLNYAWPTAQIAVMGAKGAVEIIFRKDITDPEKIAAHTKMYEDRFLSPFVAAERGYIDEVIMPHSTRRRLARGLKMLRNKDLSNPWKKHDNIPL; encoded by the coding sequence ATGAAGGAAGTTCTCGACGAGCTGGAGCGGCGCCGGGAGATTGCCCGGCAGGGCGGCGGCCAGGCGCGCATCGAAGCGCAGCACAAGCGCGGCAAGCTGACGGCACGCGAACGGATCGACCTCTTCCTCGATGAAGACTCTTTCGAGGAGTTCGACATGTTCGTGGAGCATCGCTCGACGGATTTCGGCATGGACAAGAGCCGGATTGCCGGCGACGGCGTCGTCACGGGCTGGGGAACCGTCAACGGCCGGACCGTCTTCGTCTTCGCCAAGGATTTCACGGTGTTCGGCGGCTCGCTTTCCGAGGCGCATGCCGAGAAGATCATGAAGGTGCAGGACATGGCGCTGAAAAATCGGGCGCCGATCGTCGGCATCTATGATGCGGGCGGCGCGCGCATCCAGGAAGGGGTTGCTGCGCTCGGCGGCTATGCCGAAGTCTTCCAGCGCAATGTGCTCGCCTCCGGCGTCATTCCGCAGATTTCCGTGATCATGGGCCCATGTGCCGGCGGCGACGTCTATTCGCCTGCGATGACCGATTTCATCTTCATGGTGCGCGACACCTCTTACATGTTCGTGACCGGTCCGGATGTCGTCAAGACCGTCACCAACGAGACCGTGACCTCAGAGGAACTCGGCGGCGCCTTTGTCCACACGACGCGTTCCTCAATCGCTGACGGCGCTTACGACAACGATGTCGAAACATTGCTGCAGGTCCGTCGCCTCATCGATTTCCTGCCGCTTTCCAACACCTCGCCGGTGCCGGAGATCGAATGTTACCAGTCGGTGACGGATGGGGATCAATCGCTGGACACGCTCATCCCCGCCAATGCCAATAAACCATATGACATCAAGGAGCTGATCCACAAGGTTGCGGACGATGGCGATTTTTTTGAGATTCAGGCAAGCTTCGCCAAGAACATCGTCTGCGGTTTCGGGCGCATCGAGGGTTCGACGGTCGGCTTTGTGGCAAACCAGCCGATGGTGCTTGCCGGCGTGCTCGACAGCGATGCATCACGCAAGGCCGCGCGCTTCGTGCGCTTTTGCGATTGCTTCAGTATTCCGATCGTCACATTCGTCGATGTTCCGGGTTTTCTGCCGGGCACGGCGCAGGAATATGGCGGTCTCATCAAGCATGGGGCGAAGCTGCTTTTTGCCTATGCGGAGGCGACCGTGCCGAAGCTGACAGTCATCACCCGCAAGGCATTCGGCGGGGCTTACGACGTAATGGCCTCCAAGCATGTGCGCGGCGATCTCAACTATGCCTGGCCGACGGCGCAGATTGCAGTGATGGGTGCGAAGGGCGCAGTCGAGATCATCTTCCGCAAAGACATCACCGATCCGGAAAAGATAGCGGCACACACAAAGATGTACGAGGACCGCTTCCTGTCACCCTTTGTCGCGGCCGAGCGTGGCTATATCGACGAGGTGATCATGCCGCATTCGACGCGACGCCGCCTGGCGCGCGGTCTGAAGATGCTACGCAACAAGGATCTCTCGAATCCCTGGAAGAAGCATGACAATATTCCGCTCTGA
- a CDS encoding ATP12 family chaperone protein, with protein sequence MRDLLNDLSEGLSHPDPIRRAQIQMKRPLPKRFYKNVTVAERDDGLAIALDGKVVRTPAKQVLAVPTEALAALLAAEWDAQAEVIDPATMPVTRLVNTALDGVAMDTQAVFEDILRFSSSDHLCYRAEGPELLVQRQTEQWDPVLDWAANDLGARFILIEGVMHHEQPREAVAAFDVTLRRHDSALALASLHTITTLTGSAILALAFAEHHLTMDEVWSLAHLDEDWTIEHWGSDEEGELRRAKRFEEFKAAADVFLALKA encoded by the coding sequence ATGCGCGACCTGCTGAACGACCTTTCCGAAGGACTGAGCCACCCCGATCCGATCCGCCGCGCGCAGATCCAGATGAAAAGGCCGCTGCCGAAACGCTTCTACAAGAACGTCACGGTTGCCGAGCGGGATGACGGCTTGGCGATCGCGCTTGACGGCAAGGTCGTGCGCACGCCCGCCAAACAGGTTCTGGCAGTGCCGACAGAGGCTCTGGCTGCGCTCCTCGCCGCCGAGTGGGATGCACAGGCGGAAGTGATTGACCCGGCGACCATGCCCGTGACACGCCTCGTCAATACCGCGCTCGACGGCGTTGCGATGGACACGCAAGCCGTCTTCGAAGACATCCTGCGGTTTTCCTCGAGCGATCATCTCTGCTACCGCGCCGAAGGACCGGAACTCCTGGTGCAGCGCCAGACCGAGCAGTGGGACCCGGTTCTCGATTGGGCGGCGAATGATCTCGGCGCGCGCTTCATCCTGATCGAAGGCGTGATGCATCACGAGCAGCCGCGCGAAGCAGTCGCAGCCTTCGACGTCACTTTGCGCAGACACGACAGTGCGCTGGCACTTGCCTCCCTTCACACGATAACGACGCTAACCGGGTCGGCCATTCTGGCGCTGGCGTTTGCCGAGCACCATCTGACCATGGACGAGGTCTGGTCGCTTGCCCATCTCGATGAGGATTGGACGATCGAGCATTGGGGCAGCGACGAGGAGGGCGAACTGCGCCGTGCCAAGCGCTTTGAAGAGTTCAAGGCAGCGGCGGACGTTTTTTTGGCGCTAAAGGCCTGA
- a CDS encoding HAD-IA family hydrolase, whose product MKLVLFDCDGTLVDSAALIHEVMARTFVQFGHSRPDLSSTKSIIGLTLDIAIARMQGKLHVDDEAIAMTAHYKSIYMNVRQEPGMDVPLFAGIKPMIDGLAAREDILIGAVTGKSRRGLVNVLETHGFAPHFIVSRTADDCPSKPHPAMVTECCDEAGMKAADAIVIGDAVYDMQMAKAAGAKAIGVSWGYASVDDLIAAGADTVAYHPNDVLDHF is encoded by the coding sequence ATGAAGCTTGTTCTCTTCGATTGCGACGGCACGTTGGTCGACAGTGCCGCCCTGATACATGAGGTGATGGCCAGAACCTTCGTTCAATTCGGTCATTCACGGCCGGATCTTTCCAGCACCAAATCGATCATCGGTCTGACGCTCGACATTGCGATTGCCCGCATGCAGGGCAAGCTGCATGTCGATGACGAGGCGATCGCCATGACGGCTCACTACAAGTCGATCTACATGAATGTCAGGCAGGAGCCCGGCATGGATGTGCCCCTTTTCGCCGGAATAAAGCCGATGATAGACGGGCTTGCCGCACGGGAAGACATCCTGATCGGCGCCGTCACCGGAAAGTCGCGCCGCGGGCTTGTCAATGTCCTCGAAACACACGGTTTCGCGCCGCATTTCATCGTCTCGCGGACGGCTGACGATTGTCCATCGAAGCCACATCCGGCCATGGTGACCGAATGCTGTGACGAAGCGGGCATGAAGGCCGCTGATGCCATTGTCATCGGCGACGCTGTCTACGATATGCAGATGGCAAAGGCAGCAGGCGCAAAGGCAATTGGTGTATCCTGGGGTTATGCCAGCGTTGACGACCTGATTGCCGCCGGCGCCGATACTGTCGCTTACCATCCGAATGACGTGCTTGACCATTTTTGA
- a CDS encoding RluA family pseudouridine synthase, with protein sequence MAGIEHIKVDADEAGMRLDRWFKIHFPGLGFGQLQKLLRSGQVRVDGGRVKTDARVQPGQMVRVPPLDVDAKVKSGPIAGKDLKHSSDHQLLQRMVLHEDDKVIVLNKPAGLAVQGGSGLTRHIDQMLEAWTSPKGEKPRLVHRLDRDTSGVLVIARTRGAAQKLTAAFRERDTKKTYWSLVKGVPRKHEDKISTWLVKEATADGDRMRIAKHGEEGADHAVSYYRVIETAAQNLAWLEMEPYTGRTHQLRVHALHIGHPIIGDPKYFIDDPNWDFPGGIQKRLHLHARHIDIPHPAGGRLRITAPLPPHMVQTWNLLGLDLAGAERIDE encoded by the coding sequence ATGGCCGGAATCGAACATATCAAGGTGGATGCCGACGAGGCGGGAATGCGGCTCGACCGGTGGTTCAAGATCCATTTCCCTGGCCTCGGCTTCGGCCAGCTTCAGAAGCTCCTGCGTTCGGGCCAGGTCCGCGTTGACGGTGGACGCGTAAAGACCGACGCGCGTGTGCAGCCGGGCCAGATGGTTCGCGTGCCGCCGCTCGATGTCGATGCGAAGGTCAAGAGTGGTCCGATCGCCGGGAAGGATCTGAAGCATTCCAGCGATCACCAACTACTTCAGCGTATGGTGCTGCATGAGGACGACAAGGTGATCGTGCTCAACAAGCCCGCTGGACTTGCCGTGCAGGGCGGTTCCGGTCTGACCCGTCATATCGACCAGATGCTGGAGGCCTGGACGAGCCCGAAGGGCGAGAAGCCGCGGCTCGTGCATCGGCTTGACCGCGACACATCGGGCGTGCTCGTCATTGCCCGCACACGTGGTGCCGCTCAGAAGCTGACGGCTGCCTTTCGCGAACGCGACACCAAGAAGACCTACTGGTCGTTGGTGAAGGGCGTGCCACGCAAGCATGAGGACAAGATCTCCACATGGCTCGTCAAGGAAGCGACTGCCGACGGCGATCGCATGCGCATTGCCAAGCACGGCGAGGAGGGTGCGGATCATGCCGTGTCCTACTACCGCGTCATCGAAACGGCGGCGCAAAACCTGGCCTGGCTCGAGATGGAGCCATATACCGGCCGTACGCATCAGCTTCGTGTTCATGCGCTGCATATCGGCCATCCGATCATCGGCGATCCAAAATACTTCATCGACGACCCGAACTGGGACTTTCCCGGCGGCATCCAGAAGCGACTGCACCTGCATGCCCGTCATATCGACATCCCGCATCCTGCAGGCGGACGCCTGCGCATCACAGCGCCGCTGCCGCCGCATATGGTGCAGACCTGGAACCTTCTTGGCCTTGATCTTGCCGGTGCGGAGAGGATTGACGAATGA